One genomic region from Microcystis panniformis FACHB-1757 encodes:
- a CDS encoding dynamin-like GTPase family protein, with translation MTELLPQCSNLAGNVNSIIELFKGESSLRNQQDNSKIEIALQKAISPKFEIVFAGAFSAGKSMLINALLERELLYSAEGHATGTECYIEYAEADEERVVLTFLSEVEIRTLVDTVCQNLQLTNPSNINSPEYCSQLNQYCQKIIEQEGGEGKSERAKQAQGLKLLIEGFTQNRERIHTLHNATYSMEQFHFSNLAEAASFARRGSNSAVLKRLEYYCHHPLLKDGNVLVDLPGIDAPVKKDAALAYRKIEHPDTSAVVCVLKAASAGELATEETELLEKIRSNAGIRDRVFYVFNRIDETWYAAQLKQRLENLIQTQFRDTSRLYKTSGLLGFYGYQVKNQTNINQRYGLDSIFAESVKNLGGQEETPQFVSEFNNYCANSGKLLATPFKVSIHGYETPNKNYFRVLSEWGNPLLEQLIADSGIAEFRTAITRYLTEEKRPQLFATLADDLQSLCITLKNHYQEIYRDLESQPREIEAMKALELNHLNQELKEVGEKLTKHIDGYVNAIVVNSDENFEEDFKKLKARMVSRLDELLNTFSVKNAYSQATLNHPRNATAPLLAVLVEAFYYLSNQLEDVLIEESISLISRFCQRLLDAVRQGDYYRQIYRLLGNDSGIENQLKQLEEQLIHALVSEARTECDRYVRENHNFYNEGTFSIFQFRQTVQQTAQGYDCESILDAEPAIRQLLKLDFEPKVSATIQKNFRQTVNNTLKNQLIPMAKKQADTILQQFNQARSYLEQTLEQEAAEKIANNARKQEEINQKIENYNQAINSLNTCLTAMGLQKNHLPVIVEQELEIVPEVVNHSSN, from the coding sequence ATGACTGAACTTTTACCCCAATGCAGTAATCTGGCTGGTAATGTTAACAGTATAATTGAACTATTCAAAGGCGAATCCTCTCTCCGCAATCAACAGGATAACAGCAAGATAGAAATTGCCCTACAAAAAGCCATTTCTCCCAAATTTGAAATCGTTTTTGCCGGTGCTTTTAGTGCTGGGAAATCAATGTTAATCAATGCACTTTTAGAGCGAGAATTGCTCTATAGTGCCGAAGGACACGCAACGGGTACAGAATGTTATATTGAGTACGCAGAAGCTGATGAGGAAAGAGTGGTTTTAACCTTTCTCAGCGAAGTAGAAATTCGTACTTTAGTCGATACCGTCTGTCAAAATCTGCAATTAACCAATCCCAGTAACATTAATTCCCCGGAATACTGTAGCCAGTTAAACCAATACTGTCAAAAAATTATCGAACAGGAAGGGGGAGAAGGCAAATCCGAGCGAGCTAAACAAGCTCAGGGTTTAAAATTATTAATTGAAGGATTTACTCAAAATCGTGAGCGGATCCATACGCTGCATAATGCCACCTATTCCATGGAACAATTTCACTTTTCTAATTTAGCAGAAGCGGCAAGTTTTGCCCGTCGTGGTAGCAATAGTGCCGTCTTAAAACGTCTAGAATATTACTGTCATCATCCTCTCCTTAAAGATGGTAACGTTTTGGTAGATTTGCCCGGTATTGATGCCCCAGTCAAAAAAGATGCCGCCTTAGCCTATCGTAAAATAGAGCATCCTGATACTTCGGCAGTGGTTTGTGTTTTAAAAGCTGCTTCTGCGGGAGAATTAGCCACAGAAGAAACGGAATTACTCGAAAAAATTCGCTCTAATGCTGGTATTCGTGATCGAGTTTTTTATGTTTTTAACCGCATTGATGAAACCTGGTACGCAGCCCAACTAAAACAACGTTTAGAAAACCTGATTCAAACGCAATTTCGTGATACTTCCCGCCTCTACAAAACCAGCGGACTTTTAGGATTTTATGGGTATCAGGTAAAAAATCAAACCAATATTAATCAGCGTTATGGTTTAGATTCTATCTTTGCCGAAAGTGTTAAAAATTTAGGAGGACAAGAAGAAACACCGCAATTTGTCAGCGAGTTTAATAACTATTGTGCCAACTCAGGTAAATTACTGGCAACTCCCTTTAAAGTTTCCATCCACGGTTATGAAACTCCTAATAAAAATTATTTCCGAGTTTTAAGCGAGTGGGGAAATCCTTTACTAGAGCAGTTAATTGCTGATAGTGGTATCGCAGAATTTCGCACGGCAATTACTCGTTATCTCACGGAGGAAAAGCGTCCGCAATTGTTTGCAACTTTAGCTGATGATTTACAATCTCTCTGCATTACTCTCAAAAATCATTATCAAGAGATTTATCGTGATTTAGAAAGTCAACCACGAGAAATTGAGGCGATGAAAGCTCTGGAGTTAAATCACCTCAATCAAGAGTTAAAGGAAGTGGGAGAGAAATTAACTAAACATATCGATGGTTATGTCAATGCTATCGTGGTTAATAGCGATGAAAACTTCGAGGAAGACTTTAAGAAACTGAAAGCGAGAATGGTATCAAGATTGGATGAGTTATTAAATACTTTTTCTGTCAAAAATGCCTACTCGCAAGCGACTTTAAACCATCCCCGCAATGCCACAGCACCTTTATTAGCAGTATTGGTAGAAGCTTTTTATTATCTGTCTAACCAGCTAGAAGATGTGTTGATTGAGGAGTCAATCAGTTTAATTAGTCGCTTTTGTCAGCGTCTTTTAGATGCGGTAAGGCAAGGTGATTATTATCGGCAAATTTATCGTTTATTGGGTAACGATAGTGGCATAGAAAATCAGCTAAAACAGCTAGAAGAGCAGTTAATTCATGCCTTAGTTTCCGAAGCGAGAACAGAGTGCGATCGCTATGTAAGAGAAAATCACAATTTTTACAACGAAGGCACTTTTTCTATCTTTCAATTTCGGCAAACTGTCCAACAAACTGCCCAAGGTTATGACTGTGAAAGTATTCTTGATGCTGAACCTGCTATCCGTCAATTACTTAAGTTAGATTTTGAGCCAAAAGTATCAGCGACAATTCAGAAAAACTTCCGCCAAACCGTTAATAATACTCTAAAAAATCAATTGATACCAATGGCAAAAAAACAAGCCGATACTATTCTACAACAGTTCAATCAAGCTCGTTCTTATCTAGAACAAACCTTAGAACAGGAAGCGGCGGAAAAAATTGCTAATAATGCCCGCAAACAGGAAGAAATTAACCAAAAAATTGAGAATTATAACCAAGCGATCAACTCTCTCAATACTTGTTTAACTGCTATGGGTTTACAGAAAAATCATTTACCTGTAATTGTTGAACAAGAATTAGAGATTGTCCCGGAAGTTGTTAATCACTCCAGCAATTAA
- a CDS encoding formylglycine-generating enzyme family protein, producing MGEWLDFTDEVVTVNGKGEEIKREKVTNRGYQYFLSKKTFLEMISIPSGQYLIGAPKSELGWKLSQSPQSLVNIQAFCLSRYPITQRQWREVAKLEPVNIELNPYPAHFEGYDRPVEQINWWEAVEFCDRLSRLTGLNYRLPAEKEWEYACRGGTSTPFHFGPTISTDLANYSGVDWDYGGKVCSYGRYGEGSLGCDRRETTPVGMFAVANPFGLYDLHGNVREWCADYWRDNYEAATIEDRDRRVLRGGSWNDGPNKCRSAYRVKFLATAGLYDIGFRVVSDNSP from the coding sequence ATGGGAGAATGGTTAGATTTTACCGATGAGGTGGTCACTGTTAATGGCAAAGGTGAGGAAATTAAACGGGAAAAAGTCACTAATCGAGGTTATCAGTATTTTTTAAGCAAAAAAACCTTTTTAGAAATGATTTCTATCCCTAGCGGTCAATACCTCATCGGTGCGCCCAAAAGTGAGTTAGGCTGGAAATTGAGTCAAAGTCCCCAATCTCTGGTTAATATTCAGGCTTTTTGTCTGAGTCGCTACCCAATTACCCAACGACAATGGCGCGAGGTGGCAAAATTAGAACCAGTAAATATTGAACTTAATCCCTATCCGGCCCATTTTGAAGGTTACGATCGCCCCGTAGAACAAATTAACTGGTGGGAAGCGGTGGAATTTTGCGATCGCCTATCCCGTCTCACAGGACTGAATTATCGTTTACCCGCAGAAAAAGAATGGGAATACGCTTGTCGGGGAGGTACATCAACCCCCTTCCACTTTGGCCCGACAATTTCCACTGATTTAGCCAACTATTCGGGGGTGGACTGGGATTATGGCGGGAAAGTGTGCAGTTATGGTCGTTATGGGGAAGGTTCCCTAGGATGCGATCGCAGGGAAACCACACCAGTGGGAATGTTTGCCGTCGCTAACCCTTTCGGACTCTACGATTTGCACGGAAATGTCAGGGAATGGTGTGCAGATTACTGGCGCGATAACTACGAAGCGGCCACCATAGAAGATAGGGACAGACGAGTTTTGCGCGGGGGTTCCTGGAATGATGGCCCTAACAAATGTCGCTCGGCCTACCGAGTCAAATTTCTGGCTACTGCTGGACTCTATGATATTGGTTTTCGTGTCGTTAGCGATAATTCTCCTTAA
- a CDS encoding nucleotidyltransferase family protein translates to MKIELPQQIISEFCQKWQISEMYLFGSVLREDFRPDSDIDVLVSFQDSVSWGLLEFSRMKRELETLLGRQVDLLTKKSIEQSHNWIRQREILGTAQVIYVAG, encoded by the coding sequence TTGAAAATAGAACTACCCCAGCAAATAATCAGTGAGTTTTGTCAGAAATGGCAGATATCTGAAATGTATTTATTCGGATCGGTTTTGCGGGAAGATTTTCGTCCAGACAGCGATATTGATGTACTGGTCAGTTTCCAAGATAGTGTTTCTTGGGGACTTCTGGAGTTTTCGAGGATGAAACGGGAATTAGAGACTTTATTGGGACGGCAAGTTGATTTGCTAACGAAAAAATCGATCGAGCAGAGTCATAATTGGATTCGTCAACGAGAGATTTTAGGGACAGCGCAAGTGATTTATGTGGCGGGATAA
- a CDS encoding Uma2 family endonuclease: MIANFDHNYLSPEDYLATERIAKDKHEYIRGQTYAMAAASKAHGMIIINLATLLKNQLRGSGCLVYATDMKVRLEIANSYFYPDLVVTCDSRDNQSFSEDFIRYPRLIVEVLSPTTAAFARNALAKRDRGDKFADYRSLETLEEYVLISQERISVDCFRRNDEGFWVLYPYSKGADIYLASIDFHCAIESLYEDITEIC; this comes from the coding sequence ATGATTGCTAACTTTGACCATAACTATCTTTCCCCAGAAGATTATTTAGCAACGGAGAGAATAGCTAAAGATAAACACGAATATATTCGCGGTCAAACCTACGCCATGGCTGCTGCAAGTAAGGCCCACGGTATGATTATTATCAACTTAGCCACGCTTTTAAAAAACCAGCTGCGGGGTAGTGGTTGTCTTGTCTATGCCACAGATATGAAAGTTCGTCTAGAAATAGCTAATAGTTATTTTTATCCCGATCTTGTGGTCACTTGCGACTCGCGAGATAATCAGTCTTTCTCAGAAGATTTTATCCGTTATCCGCGCTTGATTGTAGAAGTATTATCCCCCACTACGGCTGCCTTTGCTCGCAACGCGCTCGCGAAGCGAGATCGGGGTGATAAATTTGCCGACTATCGTTCCCTTGAAACTTTAGAAGAATACGTTCTTATCAGTCAAGAACGCATCAGTGTGGATTGTTTTCGTCGCAATGACGAAGGATTCTGGGTTCTTTATCCCTACAGCAAAGGAGCAGATATTTATCTAGCTAGTATCGATTTTCACTGTGCGATCGAATCTTTATATGAAGATATAACAGAAATCTGTTAA
- a CDS encoding AEC family transporter has translation MLVILSAIIPVGFIILIGVIAGKILTVEVHSLSQITVYILAPALVIDGLYRTTLSGSNIGLILLGFALISLVMAIVVEIIAYCLSLDADTRKSLMAAAVMPNNGNMGLPVASFALGAAGLERAIIYMIGSSILLFGISPAYLRGKSFLSGFRLVFQLPLIWSIFIGISFQTFSFHLPLQLDKSISYLGQAAIPLALIILGIQLSQQKLAIGKLELLGAGLRLLVAPLLAFAIGNSLGLTGMDLKILILQSAMPTAVNTVILVTEFGGSATLMARTVVVTTLASFLTIPFFLWLLKVYL, from the coding sequence ATGCTTGTCATCCTCTCCGCTATTATTCCAGTGGGTTTTATCATCCTCATCGGTGTGATAGCAGGAAAAATTCTCACTGTTGAAGTGCATTCCCTTTCCCAAATCACGGTGTATATTCTTGCTCCCGCTTTGGTGATTGATGGACTCTATCGCACCACTTTATCCGGCAGCAATATCGGTTTAATTCTCCTAGGCTTTGCCCTTATCTCACTGGTAATGGCGATTGTCGTCGAAATTATCGCCTATTGTCTCAGTCTCGATGCTGATACCCGCAAAAGCCTCATGGCTGCCGCCGTGATGCCTAATAACGGTAATATGGGTTTACCTGTGGCTAGTTTTGCCCTGGGTGCGGCTGGACTGGAAAGAGCGATAATCTATATGATTGGCTCTAGTATTCTTTTATTTGGTATTAGTCCCGCTTATTTGCGAGGAAAAAGCTTTCTTTCAGGATTTCGCTTAGTTTTTCAATTGCCCTTAATCTGGTCAATTTTTATCGGCATTAGCTTTCAAACTTTCTCTTTTCATCTTCCCCTGCAATTAGATAAAAGTATTAGCTATCTAGGACAAGCGGCAATTCCTTTGGCTTTAATTATCCTAGGTATTCAATTATCTCAGCAAAAATTAGCGATCGGTAAATTAGAATTATTAGGAGCAGGTTTGCGTCTTTTAGTCGCTCCTCTTTTGGCATTTGCGATCGGCAATAGTTTAGGATTAACTGGTATGGATCTAAAAATTCTCATCCTACAGAGTGCCATGCCCACCGCCGTTAATACTGTCATTTTAGTCACAGAATTCGGTGGTTCAGCCACTTTGATGGCCCGCACAGTTGTGGTCACTACCCTTGCTAGTTTTCTGACTATTCCTTTCTTTCTTTGGTTATTAAAAGTCTATTTATAG
- a CDS encoding O-antigen ligase family protein: MKKIFSQGWEWNLILFSVFIAMMLPELAGIGIIIVLIRVFTGNFRAIIQSRLNQGLGIVTLWLMISASLSPTPGDAWIGLGNFLPFFFFFSNIRQLIKKPSQLRQLAWVMVIPSVWVVVMGWGQIFLGWQKPEALKGIFTWPYGVGGEPLGRMSSVFMYANLLGAYLLITLILAIGLLILTWRQWHRQRNNLLNLKVGFLTLTIFIDSVGLFLSNSRNAWALAFLGCLIFALYLGWNALVAGFVLLGGVISLASWGPNPFRDSLRFLVPRAIWARLSDEMFPNRPLGTLRSTQWRFTLEMTQERPLFGWGLRSFTPLYEKSQGLWLGHPHNLYLMLMAETGIIGLILLSVWVGWIYAQGWRLFIFLRQQKAGGELIIFTYLVAFGACVLFNLVDVTLSDVKINTIVWLLLAAIAGVSQGMNYEVGSGV, encoded by the coding sequence ATGAAAAAGATTTTTAGTCAAGGGTGGGAGTGGAATTTAATACTTTTTTCAGTTTTTATCGCCATGATGCTGCCGGAGTTAGCGGGTATCGGCATTATTATCGTCTTAATTAGGGTTTTTACCGGCAATTTTCGGGCAATTATCCAGTCACGTCTCAATCAAGGTCTCGGTATCGTCACTCTTTGGTTAATGATTAGTGCCAGTCTTTCCCCAACTCCGGGGGATGCTTGGATTGGTTTAGGAAATTTCCTGCCCTTTTTCTTCTTTTTTAGCAATATTCGGCAATTAATTAAAAAACCCTCTCAATTGCGTCAACTAGCTTGGGTGATGGTTATTCCGTCGGTTTGGGTAGTGGTGATGGGATGGGGACAAATTTTTCTCGGTTGGCAAAAACCAGAAGCATTAAAAGGGATTTTTACCTGGCCCTACGGGGTGGGGGGTGAACCTTTGGGGCGGATGTCTTCGGTTTTTATGTATGCTAATCTTTTGGGGGCTTATTTGCTTATAACTCTGATTTTAGCGATCGGTTTATTAATTCTAACTTGGCGGCAGTGGCACAGACAAAGAAATAACCTTTTAAATCTCAAAGTCGGGTTTTTAACTTTAACTATATTTATCGATAGTGTAGGGCTATTTTTAAGCAATTCTCGCAATGCTTGGGCCTTAGCCTTTTTAGGTTGCCTAATTTTCGCCCTTTATCTGGGTTGGAATGCCTTAGTCGCTGGTTTTGTCCTCTTGGGGGGGGTGATTTCTCTTGCTTCTTGGGGACCAAATCCTTTCAGGGATAGTCTGCGTTTTTTGGTTCCTAGGGCGATTTGGGCGCGATTATCCGATGAAATGTTCCCCAATCGCCCTCTAGGGACTCTCAGATCAACTCAATGGCGTTTTACTCTAGAAATGACCCAAGAAAGACCCCTATTCGGTTGGGGATTACGCAGTTTTACACCTCTCTACGAAAAAAGTCAGGGATTGTGGTTAGGTCATCCCCATAATTTATATTTGATGTTAATGGCAGAAACGGGAATTATTGGCTTAATTTTATTGTCTGTTTGGGTGGGTTGGATTTATGCCCAAGGGTGGCGTTTATTTATCTTTCTACGGCAACAAAAAGCCGGGGGTGAGTTAATTATCTTTACCTATCTGGTGGCCTTTGGTGCTTGCGTTTTATTTAATCTCGTCGATGTCACCCTCTCCGATGTCAAGATTAATACTATTGTTTGGCTTCTCTTGGCTGCCATTGCTGGGGTCAGTCAAGGGATGAATTATGAAGTGGGAAGTGGGGTGTAG
- a CDS encoding YaaW family protein, which yields MDELRTALELATEEELQQITNILFCRRFNPLDYLRAPDAIAVQSQDWDSWLDSVEDRFRYLAADGVTVLKGQTEKVSYRQILVRVCHFLKVPYSQKMPTTEIEAEIYLHLVNKAWKRLPPSEQKSLSIQIQKALADSHTPQPLPVHLQHNPLDIVLKGSSVIAINSILKPILLKHIAGQFALHFVRYQGAKTALVQGGTIVNQIALQTAKQGMTRAAARYGAVRTVLSLVGPALWGWFIADLGWKAIATDYGRIIPTIFALAQIRLTREDCWQPA from the coding sequence TTGGACGAACTACGCACAGCTTTGGAGTTAGCCACCGAGGAGGAACTGCAGCAAATCACTAACATCCTCTTTTGCCGTCGTTTTAACCCTCTCGATTATCTACGAGCGCCGGACGCAATCGCCGTTCAAAGTCAAGATTGGGATAGTTGGTTAGATAGTGTCGAGGATCGTTTTCGTTATTTGGCTGCCGATGGTGTGACAGTATTAAAAGGTCAAACCGAAAAAGTTAGTTATCGTCAAATTCTCGTCCGTGTCTGTCATTTCCTCAAGGTTCCCTACTCCCAAAAAATGCCGACAACGGAAATTGAAGCGGAAATCTATCTTCACCTCGTTAACAAAGCTTGGAAACGTCTCCCCCCATCGGAACAAAAATCCCTCTCGATTCAAATTCAAAAAGCGCTCGCGGATTCCCACACTCCCCAACCCTTACCCGTTCACCTACAACACAATCCCCTTGATATAGTCCTCAAAGGCAGTAGCGTCATCGCCATTAATTCTATCCTGAAACCGATTCTGCTCAAACATATCGCCGGGCAGTTCGCTCTTCATTTTGTCCGCTATCAAGGGGCAAAAACTGCCCTAGTCCAGGGTGGGACAATTGTTAATCAAATCGCCCTACAAACGGCTAAACAGGGCATGACTAGGGCGGCAGCCCGCTACGGAGCCGTCAGAACCGTGTTAAGTTTGGTAGGACCGGCTTTATGGGGTTGGTTTATTGCTGATCTCGGTTGGAAAGCGATCGCCACCGATTACGGCCGGATTATCCCGACTATTTTTGCCCTTGCCCAAATTCGTCTGACTCGTGAGGATTGTTGGCAACCTGCATAA
- a CDS encoding NAD(P)/FAD-dependent oxidoreductase: MTNFSIKVGIIGAGLAGLTCARQLCDRGYTVKLFDKSRGIGGRLATRRVNRANQEIAVDHGLPFLTVQGEKTAALIDNLLRENLVTSWFDSSYVAPSGINSVAKFLAQGLEIERDFLVTRLENRQGKWVLNNNGQIRGEFSVIVLAIPAPQAALLLENSHITTMPELRSIVYDPCLTVMAGYGDSLPAVTPSTAIAWLGLDSSKRQSSPDYVFVVHSSGDFAVKYLDSEDLEAVTLDLLARASLPLPDWSQIHRWRYALVRQGLAVPCLSVNSPLPLVACGDWCQGGDLSRNSSLETALTSGIAAANQVQQLLS; encoded by the coding sequence GTGACAAATTTTTCGATTAAGGTTGGGATCATTGGCGCGGGTTTAGCCGGGTTAACCTGCGCTCGTCAGTTGTGCGATCGAGGTTATACTGTTAAGCTATTTGATAAGTCTAGAGGCATTGGTGGTCGTTTAGCCACGCGACGGGTTAATCGAGCTAATCAAGAGATTGCTGTGGATCATGGTTTGCCTTTTTTGACTGTTCAGGGGGAAAAAACGGCGGCTTTAATTGATAATCTCCTGAGAGAGAATCTAGTTACTTCTTGGTTTGATTCTAGCTATGTTGCTCCTTCTGGCATCAATAGCGTGGCGAAATTTTTAGCTCAAGGTTTAGAAATTGAACGAGATTTTCTGGTTACTCGTCTGGAAAATCGTCAAGGAAAATGGGTTTTAAACAATAACGGTCAAATTCGAGGGGAGTTTTCGGTGATTGTCCTAGCTATTCCCGCCCCGCAAGCAGCGTTATTGTTAGAAAACTCTCATATAACTACTATGCCAGAATTGCGATCAATCGTTTACGATCCCTGTTTAACGGTTATGGCAGGTTATGGCGATTCTTTACCCGCAGTGACTCCCTCCACCGCTATCGCTTGGTTAGGACTTGATAGCAGTAAACGGCAATCATCCCCTGATTATGTCTTTGTTGTGCATAGTAGTGGAGATTTTGCGGTTAAATATCTCGATAGCGAGGATTTAGAAGCAGTTACGCTAGATTTGCTCGCTCGTGCTTCTTTGCCTCTCCCGGATTGGTCTCAGATTCACCGTTGGCGTTATGCTTTAGTCCGTCAGGGTTTAGCTGTACCCTGTTTAAGTGTTAATAGTCCTTTACCTCTAGTTGCCTGTGGTGATTGGTGTCAAGGGGGAGATTTATCGAGAAATTCTTCCCTAGAAACGGCCTTAACTTCTGGGATAGCGGCGGCTAATCAAGTTCAGCAGCTACTCTCTTAA
- a CDS encoding DUF7219 family protein — MEKFNSKDNFLYPKTSYRGLFTPQNLVFNANLQEFALRVSFIAGLHSGGKLTSTEAYEKINQLWQELNTSRKFLLANHFEDDGD, encoded by the coding sequence ATGGAAAAATTCAATTCTAAAGATAACTTTCTCTACCCTAAAACCAGCTACAGGGGTTTATTCACGCCACAAAATTTGGTTTTTAATGCTAATTTGCAGGAATTCGCCCTGAGAGTCTCTTTTATCGCTGGTTTGCACAGTGGGGGAAAACTTACCTCCACGGAAGCTTACGAGAAAATTAACCAGCTTTGGCAAGAGTTGAATACCAGTCGAAAATTCCTACTAGCTAATCATTTTGAGGATGATGGAGATTGA
- a CDS encoding ABC transporter ATP-binding protein/permease: MPQYTTKQATENPVVSDQSANNPFSLFGQFWESLKIVAQPYWYPTELNGRAFGDVIISWGMSALILLSILATVGVEAFSSYWNRYVLDIIIEDRDLSKYLNTLWLSSLLIIGTTGLFAFSQFIRRKVALDWYKWLTKQTVKKYLNYRAYYNIDFTSNLKNPDQRLSQEIEPITTMTLRLLITFVEKGLQMITFAIILWTISRQIAVYLIIYTIAGNLIAIYLTQELNKINQSELNNKADYNYSLTHVRNHAESIAFFQGEEQEEKIIEGRFERVIQSSEKLINWERFNNLFNRGYQSAISVFSMFILTPMFIKNEIDYGEISQASLCCFLFSNALGQLITEWGTSGKVSSYIERLATLTDALKVASEEPKNLSRITTLEDNRLAFENFTLQTPDYEKVIVENLSVSVPLGESLLIIGPSGRGKSSLLRAIAGLWKAGSGRLVRPPLAKMLFLPQRPYIILGTLRQQLLYPHTNEQLSDEELENILKKVNLQHLLTDKNSLDKEVNWEQILSLGEQQRLAFARLLITKPTFTILDEATSALDLANEASLYRQLQESETTFISVGHRESLFNYHRWVLELTENSHWQLSTVEDYQRKKVNDMVMMSKKSEDFSVVKIEPLSEVKPEHDAEIAGVSEIAEGLSHQQMQSLTDYSLSNVRSRASLGKIITAKDGVNYRYDKDPKTLKWVRI; this comes from the coding sequence ATGCCTCAATATACTACTAAACAAGCAACGGAAAACCCTGTTGTGTCCGACCAGTCCGCCAATAATCCCTTTTCACTATTTGGTCAATTTTGGGAAAGCCTAAAAATTGTCGCTCAACCCTATTGGTATCCAACGGAGTTAAATGGACGCGCCTTTGGAGATGTGATCATTTCTTGGGGAATGTCAGCTTTGATCCTTTTAAGTATCTTGGCAACAGTCGGGGTAGAAGCTTTTAGTAGCTACTGGAATCGTTATGTACTCGATATTATTATTGAAGATAGAGACCTTTCTAAATATCTCAATACGCTGTGGTTATCCAGTTTGTTGATTATAGGAACAACGGGGTTATTTGCTTTTTCTCAATTTATTCGTCGCAAAGTAGCCTTAGATTGGTATAAGTGGTTAACCAAACAAACCGTTAAAAAATATCTCAATTATCGCGCTTATTATAACATTGATTTTACCTCGAACTTAAAAAATCCCGATCAAAGATTATCTCAAGAAATTGAACCAATTACGACCATGACCCTAAGGTTGTTAATTACCTTCGTAGAAAAAGGGTTGCAAATGATTACTTTTGCGATTATTCTTTGGACAATTTCTCGGCAAATTGCGGTTTATCTAATAATTTATACGATCGCAGGAAATTTAATAGCAATTTATCTAACTCAAGAATTAAACAAGATTAATCAATCTGAGCTTAATAATAAAGCTGATTATAATTATTCTTTAACCCATGTGCGTAACCACGCCGAATCCATTGCTTTTTTTCAGGGAGAAGAGCAGGAAGAAAAAATCATTGAAGGCCGTTTTGAACGGGTTATTCAAAGCTCGGAAAAACTGATAAATTGGGAACGGTTTAATAATCTTTTTAATCGAGGTTATCAGTCAGCGATTAGTGTATTTTCAATGTTTATTTTGACCCCGATGTTTATTAAAAACGAAATCGATTATGGAGAAATTAGTCAAGCGAGTTTATGCTGTTTTCTTTTTTCTAATGCCTTGGGACAATTAATTACTGAATGGGGAACATCGGGTAAAGTTTCAAGTTATATTGAACGGTTAGCTACCTTGACAGATGCCTTAAAAGTTGCCAGTGAAGAGCCGAAAAACTTAAGTCGTATTACCACCCTGGAAGATAATCGTCTAGCTTTTGAAAATTTTACCCTACAAACTCCCGATTATGAAAAGGTAATTGTGGAGAATTTATCGGTTTCTGTTCCTTTGGGAGAAAGCCTACTGATTATTGGACCCAGTGGTCGAGGAAAAAGTTCCTTGTTACGAGCAATCGCCGGTTTATGGAAAGCGGGTAGTGGTCGTTTAGTACGTCCTCCTTTAGCTAAAATGTTATTTTTACCCCAACGTCCTTATATTATCCTTGGCACTTTACGGCAGCAATTACTTTATCCCCATACCAATGAGCAGCTGAGCGATGAAGAATTAGAAAATATCTTAAAAAAAGTCAATCTTCAACATTTATTAACCGACAAAAATAGCTTAGATAAAGAAGTCAATTGGGAACAGATTTTATCCCTCGGAGAACAACAAAGATTAGCTTTTGCTCGACTATTAATCACTAAACCCACTTTTACTATCTTAGATGAAGCAACCAGCGCTTTAGATTTGGCCAATGAAGCCAGTTTATATCGGCAATTACAGGAAAGTGAAACCACCTTTATTAGTGTTGGTCATCGGGAAAGTTTATTTAATTATCATCGATGGGTCTTAGAGTTAACAGAAAATTCCCATTGGCAGCTGTCAACTGTAGAAGATTATCAGCGCAAAAAAGTTAATGACATGGTAATGATGTCAAAAAAATCAGAAGATTTTTCGGTGGTAAAAATAGAGCCTTTGTCTGAGGTTAAACCTGAGCATGATGCGGAAATTGCAGGAGTTTCTGAAATAGCCGAAGGTTTGTCCCATCAACAAATGCAGTCCCTAACTGACTATTCTTTAAGTAACGTCCGGAGTCGTGCCAGTTTAGGTAAAATCATTACTGCTAAAGATGGGGTTAATTATCGTTACGATAAAGACCCAAAAACCTTAAAATGGGTGAGAATATAG